The following are from one region of the Salvia hispanica cultivar TCC Black 2014 chromosome 1, UniMelb_Shisp_WGS_1.0, whole genome shotgun sequence genome:
- the LOC125218719 gene encoding UDP-glycosyltransferase 75C1-like, protein MEQRHVLLVTFPVQGHINPSLQFAKKLTKMGIHVTFLTCISARRRLADTNGLTFLAFSDDGFKLGDDADKFMDAMRSNGSTALRGAIAAAAEEGRPVTCLVNTLLLPWATEVARELHIPSALLWVQPATVLCIYYNYFNGFSDEINEKSDNPGWKIEIPGAPPLSKADLPSFLLPPSSELDNFVIQGFKEQFDLLDAEPGKAKVLVNTFDSLEAEALSAFDRYELIRVGPLIPSAFVCGEDPSEKSFGGDLYEKSDDCIEWLNSKPQSSVVYVAFGSLLRLPKPQMEEIAASLLRSGRPFLWVMLSEEEEEEKLSCLEDLDKIGKIVTWCSQLEVLTHPSLGCFVTHCGWNSTLESLSCGVPVVAFPRRTDQGTNAKMIEDVWRVGVRVRGNEDGIVESEEIWRCVEEVMDGGLKSVEFRNNASKWKGLAGEAVAENGSSTMNLKAFLD, encoded by the coding sequence ATGGAACAGCGCCACGTCCTCCTCGTGACGTTTCCGGTGCAAGGCCACATCAACCCCTCCCTCCAGTTCGCAAAGAAGCTCACAAAAATGGGCATCCACGTCACCTTCCTCACCTGCATCTCCGCGCGGCGCCGCTTGGCGGATACCAACGGCCTAACCTTCCTCGCCTTCTCCGACGACGGTTTCAAGCTCGGCGACGACGCTGATAAATTCATGGACGCGATGCGAAGCAACGGCTCCACCGCCTTGAGAGGCGCCATCGCCGCCGCAGCGGAGGAGGGCCGCCCCGTCACGTGCCTAGTCAACACGCTCCTCCTCCCCTGGGCGACGGAGGTGGCGCGTGAGCTCCACATCCCCAGCGCGCTCCTCTGGGTCCAACCGGCCACCGTCTTGTGCATTTACTACAACTATTTCAACGGATTTTCCGACGAAATCAACGAGAAATCGGATAATCCAGGCTGGAAAATCGAAATCCCCGGAGCTCCGCCGCTCTCGAAAGCCGACCTTCCCTCCTTCCTCCTCCCTCCGTCTTCGGAATTGGATAATTTTGTGATTCAGGGGTTTAAGGAGCAGTTCGACTTGCTCGACGCCGAGCCGGGCAAGGCGAAGGTGCTCGTGAACACCTTCGACTCGCTCGAGGCGGAAGCGCTCAGCGCGTTCGACCGTTACGAGCTGATCAGAGTCGGACCGCTGATCCCCTCCGCCTTCGTCTGTGGAGAGGATCCGTCTGAGAAGTCGTTCGGCGGCGACCTATACGAGAAATCTGACGACTGCATCGAGTGGCTGAACTCGAAGCCGCAGTCGTCGGTTGTCTATGTGGCGTTCGGGAGTCTACTGAGGCTCCCGAAACCACAGATGGAGGAGATCGCGGCCAGCCTCCTTCGCTCTGGGAGGCCCTTTTTGTGGGTAATGCTAAgcgaggaggaagaggaggagaagcTGAGCTGCTTAGAAGATTTGGATAAGATTGGGAAGATTGTGACGTGGTGCTCCCAGCTGGAGGTGCTGACGCACCCATCGCTGGGATGCTTCGTCACACACTGTGGATGGAACTCGACTCTGGAGAGCCTGTCGTGTGGGGTCCCTGTCGTGGCATTCCCTCGTAGGACGGATCAAGGGACGAATGCGAAGATGATAGAGGATGTTTGGAGAGTTGGAGTTAGGGTTAGAGGTAATGAGGATGGGATTGTGGAGAGTGAGGAGATTTGGAGATGTGTTGAGGAAGTGATGGATGGTGGTTTGAAGAGTGTGGAATTCAGAAACAATGCTAGTAAATGGAAGGGATTGGCCGGAGAAGCTGTGGCGGAAAATGGATCTTCCACGATGAATTTGAAGGCGTTTTTAGACTAA